One Brevibacillus choshinensis genomic window carries:
- the mutL gene encoding DNA mismatch repair endonuclease MutL, giving the protein MGKIQVLDEHLANMIAAGEVVERPASVVKELVENAIDAQATTIEVHVEEGGLELIRIVDNGLGMDREDCILAFERHATSKIQSPRDLFRIRTLGFRGEALPSIAAVSRMELVSSTSSNQIGTRLTNEGGQFGEPVDVAAVKGTEICVRSLFFNTPARLKYMKSIATEVGHISDYVNRLALTHPSIAFTLTHNGKTLLQTSGDGKLLHVMAAIYGVQVAKLLLPISGETLDYRWSGLISKTEVTRANRSYLSTLVNGRYVRSYALNNAIMRGYHTLLPIGRFPIVAIQIEMDPSLVDVNVHPAKLEARFSKEDELCSAIEQSVKATLRQGLGIVRPMVSTPKAKVVTQVVQPQFDLQLPKPSVSLSPTLEASPRLQEWMSKQEKERVQPLADSPVRKDTATVKEALAGYANPAKIPFQEASWESGTTAPSKAAVAEVPAVREAGPDSEVLLAEAAQVDPAMPLEAAEEAFVAEVQQSGASADAVEEEVSSAVPLLYPVGQVHGTYIVAQNDEGMYLIDQHAAQERIFYEYFMAKLAEEGIASQIMLFPHTVELTTQEANKLEKRLPLLQSFGLEMESFGGRTFIVRAHPHWFPEGAEIEVVEELIQFVLETSESMHANVVQMREKAAILMSCKASIKANRYLTHAEMESLLNQLRTTSSPFTCPHGRPIVIHFSGYDLEKMFKRVM; this is encoded by the coding sequence ATGGGCAAAATTCAAGTGCTGGATGAACACCTTGCGAACATGATTGCAGCCGGTGAAGTGGTGGAACGTCCTGCATCCGTCGTGAAGGAATTGGTGGAAAACGCCATCGATGCACAAGCTACCACCATCGAAGTGCATGTGGAAGAAGGCGGCTTGGAGCTCATACGCATTGTGGATAACGGTCTGGGGATGGATCGGGAGGATTGCATCCTCGCCTTTGAACGCCATGCGACCAGCAAAATTCAATCGCCTCGTGATTTGTTTCGCATCCGTACGCTTGGTTTTCGGGGGGAGGCACTCCCGAGTATCGCAGCAGTGTCCCGGATGGAGCTTGTGAGCAGCACGTCCAGCAATCAGATCGGTACCCGCTTGACCAATGAGGGAGGTCAGTTCGGGGAGCCCGTTGACGTGGCGGCGGTCAAAGGCACGGAAATATGTGTGCGAAGTCTTTTTTTCAATACGCCTGCTCGGCTCAAATACATGAAGTCGATCGCGACAGAGGTTGGGCATATTTCCGATTACGTCAATCGTCTGGCCCTGACCCATCCTTCCATCGCGTTTACATTGACTCATAACGGGAAGACGCTTTTGCAGACGTCCGGTGATGGAAAACTGCTGCACGTGATGGCGGCGATCTACGGTGTTCAAGTAGCAAAGCTGCTGCTGCCGATATCCGGTGAGACCCTCGACTATCGCTGGAGCGGATTGATTTCCAAAACAGAGGTGACGCGTGCCAATCGCTCCTACCTGTCGACGCTCGTCAACGGTCGATACGTACGCAGTTATGCACTGAATAATGCGATCATGAGGGGATATCATACCCTTTTGCCAATCGGCCGGTTTCCGATCGTAGCCATTCAGATCGAGATGGACCCTTCCCTGGTGGATGTCAATGTCCATCCGGCAAAATTGGAGGCCCGCTTCAGCAAGGAAGACGAGCTGTGCAGTGCCATCGAGCAATCGGTGAAAGCCACGCTGCGGCAAGGGCTAGGCATCGTAAGACCCATGGTTTCGACTCCAAAGGCAAAAGTAGTGACACAGGTGGTGCAGCCCCAGTTCGATCTGCAGCTCCCGAAGCCGTCCGTGTCGCTGTCTCCCACGTTGGAAGCCAGTCCGCGCTTGCAGGAATGGATGTCCAAGCAGGAAAAGGAACGGGTCCAGCCCCTTGCAGATTCACCTGTGAGAAAGGATACGGCTACAGTAAAAGAAGCGTTGGCCGGATATGCAAATCCTGCTAAGATCCCATTTCAGGAAGCGTCGTGGGAAAGCGGGACAACAGCACCATCTAAGGCAGCCGTAGCGGAAGTTCCGGCTGTTCGCGAAGCTGGTCCTGATTCAGAAGTGCTCCTAGCAGAAGCGGCACAGGTTGATCCGGCCATGCCGCTCGAAGCTGCGGAGGAAGCATTCGTGGCGGAAGTGCAGCAGTCAGGTGCTTCTGCTGATGCTGTGGAAGAAGAAGTGAGTTCCGCCGTGCCTTTGCTGTACCCTGTCGGACAAGTGCATGGGACGTACATCGTTGCTCAAAATGATGAGGGCATGTACCTCATTGATCAGCATGCGGCACAGGAGAGGATCTTTTACGAATACTTCATGGCGAAGCTGGCGGAAGAGGGTATAGCTAGCCAGATCATGCTGTTCCCCCATACGGTGGAGCTGACGACCCAAGAGGCGAACAAGCTGGAAAAAAGACTTCCTCTGCTGCAGTCCTTTGGATTGGAAATGGAGTCTTTTGGAGGACGGACGTTCATCGTGCGTGCTCATCCTCACTGGTTTCCGGAAGGTGCTGAGATCGAGGTCGTCGAGGAGCTGATCCAGTTTGTTCTGGAAACGAGCGAAAGTATGCATGCGAATGTCGTACAGATGCGGGAAAAAGCGGCGATCCTCATGTCATGCAAAGCCTCGATCAAGGCGAATCGCTACTTGACCCACGCAGAAATGGAGAGTCTCTTAAACCAGCTTCGCACGACTAGCAGCCCGTTCACCTGCCCGCACGGTAGGCCGATCGTCATTCATTTCTCGGGATATGATCTGGAAAAGATGTTTAAACGAGTGATGTAG
- the mutS gene encoding DNA mismatch repair protein MutS, protein MTQYTPMIQQYLAIKKDYPDTFLFFRLGDFYELFFDDAVLASRELEITLTGREGGGDEKIPMCGVPHHAADGYIAELLKKGYKIAVCEQVEDPKEAKGVVRREVTRVVTPGTMMEGKWLSDKENNYMVAVAELDGRTGIAACDMSTGEMYVTSLAGKAESVLDEALQYRPKELVFCGLSSVPKTALPYAAFQANEIDAFAVDTQYQAQAKELDLVMRAAVNALLAYIGTTQKRSLAHMRLIKRYDARQYLQMDGFSRRNLELTETIRDKTKKGSLLWLLDRTETAMGGRLLRRWLERPLLRQSELAARLDAVEALKGDMLLRSDVRSCLDRVYDLERLAGRISYGNANARDLIQLRYSLEAVPELKSLLFATQSPVLEDLAAGMEDCADLVGFLQAALVDDPPISVREGGMIRTGYDEYLDKLHSASRDGKTWIAQLEQGEREATGIRSLKVGFNKVFGYYIEVSKANIANVPTGRYERKQTLANAERYITPELKEREALILEAEEKMIELEYQLFSAVRSEIAQHIPRLQALAERIAAVDVLQSFATVSDERGYVRPELMDSGEYVIEEGRHPVVEAVLEREKYVANDARMDQDNRQVLLITGPNMAGKSTFMRQIALISVMAQIGCFVPAKSAKLSLVDQIFTRIGAADDLVGGHSTFMVEMLETKHALQKATAQSLILLDEIGRGTSTYDGMALAQAVIEYICQKIGAKTLFSTHYHELTSLEETMSGVVNVNARCEERDGKLLFLHKIEEGRADKSYGIHVAELAEMPDWVIERARNILAGLEAGGSNSAASDMQMSLETLWSAPVAAVKEETAPLLSTEEASILEDLRELDLNQTTPMDAMLKLFAWKQQLKKG, encoded by the coding sequence ATGACTCAATATACCCCGATGATTCAGCAGTATCTGGCGATCAAAAAAGATTACCCGGATACTTTCTTATTTTTTCGCTTGGGCGACTTTTACGAACTGTTTTTTGATGATGCTGTGCTGGCGTCCCGTGAACTGGAGATTACGCTAACAGGCCGTGAAGGCGGTGGGGATGAAAAAATCCCGATGTGCGGGGTTCCCCACCATGCAGCAGATGGCTATATTGCAGAATTGCTGAAAAAAGGCTACAAAATTGCCGTATGCGAGCAGGTGGAAGACCCGAAGGAAGCAAAGGGGGTAGTCCGTCGAGAAGTGACTCGTGTGGTCACCCCTGGGACCATGATGGAAGGCAAGTGGCTCTCGGATAAAGAAAACAACTACATGGTTGCTGTGGCTGAGCTGGATGGGCGCACAGGTATCGCTGCCTGCGACATGAGTACGGGAGAGATGTACGTGACCTCTCTGGCTGGCAAAGCAGAATCCGTACTCGACGAGGCTCTTCAATATCGTCCCAAAGAGCTGGTGTTTTGTGGACTTTCCTCGGTTCCGAAAACGGCTCTTCCGTATGCGGCGTTTCAGGCGAACGAGATCGATGCGTTTGCGGTTGATACCCAATACCAGGCGCAAGCAAAAGAGCTGGATCTGGTCATGCGCGCTGCAGTCAATGCCCTGCTCGCATACATAGGTACGACACAAAAGCGCAGTCTCGCTCATATGCGGCTGATCAAACGCTACGATGCCAGACAGTATTTGCAGATGGACGGCTTTTCCAGACGCAATCTGGAGCTGACGGAAACGATTCGGGACAAGACCAAGAAGGGATCGCTCCTCTGGTTATTGGACAGAACAGAAACCGCAATGGGCGGTCGGCTGCTGCGCAGATGGCTCGAGAGGCCGTTGCTTCGCCAAAGCGAGCTTGCGGCCAGACTCGATGCTGTCGAGGCACTCAAAGGAGACATGCTTTTGCGTTCGGATGTCCGCAGCTGCCTGGATCGCGTCTACGATTTGGAGCGTCTGGCAGGTCGGATTTCATACGGGAATGCGAATGCAAGGGATCTGATCCAGCTGCGATATTCACTGGAGGCTGTACCTGAGCTGAAAAGTCTTCTCTTCGCGACGCAGTCCCCTGTACTGGAGGATCTTGCGGCGGGGATGGAAGACTGCGCCGATCTCGTAGGATTTCTGCAAGCGGCACTGGTCGATGATCCGCCCATTTCTGTTCGCGAAGGCGGGATGATCCGCACCGGGTATGATGAATACTTGGACAAGCTGCACTCTGCGAGTCGGGATGGCAAAACATGGATTGCGCAGCTCGAGCAGGGAGAGCGGGAAGCGACGGGAATCCGCTCACTGAAGGTAGGGTTCAACAAGGTTTTCGGATACTATATCGAAGTGTCCAAAGCAAATATCGCCAATGTTCCGACTGGACGATATGAGCGAAAACAGACTCTCGCCAATGCAGAGCGTTACATCACGCCGGAATTGAAAGAGCGGGAAGCGTTGATTTTAGAAGCGGAAGAAAAAATGATCGAGCTGGAGTATCAATTGTTTTCAGCCGTTCGTTCCGAGATTGCGCAGCATATACCGCGCCTGCAAGCACTCGCAGAACGGATCGCCGCTGTTGATGTCCTGCAGTCCTTTGCTACGGTCAGTGACGAACGCGGGTACGTGCGCCCTGAGCTGATGGATTCCGGCGAGTACGTCATCGAGGAAGGGCGGCATCCGGTAGTGGAAGCTGTGCTGGAGCGGGAAAAGTACGTGGCGAATGATGCCCGCATGGATCAAGACAATCGGCAGGTCCTGCTGATTACGGGTCCGAACATGGCAGGGAAGAGTACATTCATGCGGCAAATCGCACTCATTTCGGTAATGGCGCAGATCGGGTGCTTCGTTCCGGCCAAGTCGGCCAAGCTGTCGCTCGTCGACCAGATCTTTACAAGGATCGGCGCGGCGGATGACCTCGTGGGCGGACACAGTACATTCATGGTGGAAATGCTGGAAACGAAGCATGCTCTGCAAAAGGCCACTGCCCAAAGTTTGATTTTGCTGGATGAAATCGGTCGGGGGACGTCCACCTACGATGGAATGGCCTTGGCACAAGCCGTGATTGAATACATTTGCCAAAAAATCGGGGCGAAGACGCTTTTTTCCACCCATTATCATGAATTGACCAGCCTGGAAGAGACGATGTCTGGTGTGGTAAACGTCAATGCAAGGTGCGAGGAACGGGATGGCAAGCTGTTGTTCCTTCACAAAATCGAGGAAGGAAGAGCGGATAAAAGCTATGGTATCCACGTGGCGGAGCTGGCTGAGATGCCGGATTGGGTCATCGAACGGGCACGCAATATCCTGGCAGGGTTAGAAGCAGGTGGCAGCAACAGCGCAGCTTCAGACATGCAGATGTCGCTGGAAACACTCTGGTCGGCACCTGTTGCTGCAGTAAAAGAAGAAACTGCGCCGCTTCTATCCACCGAAGAAGCGTCGATCTTGGAAGACTTGAGAGAGCTCGATTTGAATCAAACGACACCTATGGACGCGATGTTGAAATTGTTTGCTTGGAAGCAGCAGCTGAAAAAAGGGTAA
- a CDS encoding class I SAM-dependent methyltransferase, translated as MLITTGLDPCMETLDHATNLAKRFGLKVTLRGDLSLNELRRRHGEEEVLVVSALGARLEVPGKKPFFFHPNTSAFRIKRLMRGDTDTMLVACQIQPGDHVLDATMGLGADSIVFAHATGVDGHVVGVESEPILAILVEDGFRHWSSDDPALEAAMRRVEVRCGNHLEVLKGLPNRSFDVVYFDPMFEMTVQSSNGIAGVREYANPEALQEEAVTEALRVAKKRVVLKEGKTGRMYERFGFTPFRSRGQQVVYSYKEISGGE; from the coding sequence ATGCTCATAACTACTGGACTTGATCCTTGCATGGAGACCTTGGATCACGCAACGAATTTGGCAAAGAGATTTGGTCTGAAAGTTACCCTGCGGGGCGATCTATCTTTAAACGAACTTCGCAGACGTCATGGCGAGGAAGAAGTATTGGTGGTGTCAGCGCTTGGGGCTCGTCTGGAAGTGCCGGGAAAAAAGCCTTTCTTTTTTCATCCGAACACTTCTGCATTTCGTATAAAGCGACTTATGCGAGGCGATACTGATACTATGCTTGTCGCTTGCCAAATTCAACCAGGGGATCATGTTCTGGATGCTACCATGGGCTTGGGAGCCGATTCGATCGTGTTCGCACATGCAACGGGTGTGGATGGACATGTGGTAGGCGTCGAGTCTGAGCCAATTTTGGCCATCTTGGTAGAAGATGGTTTTCGTCATTGGTCTTCAGACGATCCTGCTTTGGAAGCGGCTATGAGACGCGTAGAAGTTCGCTGCGGAAACCATTTGGAGGTTCTGAAGGGCTTGCCAAATCGTTCATTTGATGTCGTTTACTTCGATCCGATGTTTGAAATGACGGTTCAAAGCTCCAATGGAATTGCTGGTGTCCGTGAATATGCGAACCCGGAAGCATTGCAAGAGGAAGCTGTAACAGAAGCACTTCGTGTAGCCAAAAAAAGAGTGGTACTTAAAGAAGGAAAGACAGGTCGGATGTACGAGCGGTTTGGTTTTACCCCATTTCGCTCTCGCGGCCAGCAGGTCGTGTACAGCTACAAAGAGATAAGTGGAGGGGAGTGA
- a CDS encoding MarR family winged helix-turn-helix transcriptional regulator translates to MDFDYVNALTHIMGHVMKLHRHNLDLLIQKYDVHPGQPPLLLRLYRHGGLMQRELASSMNVKPATLTVMINRMEKSGLVIRKPDPNDQRVSRVYLTDKGKEATLAVKDALELLETRCFQQFTKEETTVLRDMLGRLHTNMETFNREHGS, encoded by the coding sequence TTGGATTTTGATTACGTTAATGCCTTGACTCATATCATGGGTCACGTGATGAAGCTGCATCGACACAATCTCGATCTGCTCATTCAAAAGTACGATGTACATCCTGGTCAACCTCCTCTTCTGCTCCGGCTTTATCGTCACGGCGGGCTGATGCAACGAGAGCTGGCAAGCAGCATGAACGTGAAGCCGGCCACCTTGACCGTCATGATCAATCGGATGGAGAAGTCCGGTCTCGTCATCCGCAAGCCTGATCCGAATGATCAGCGTGTGTCCAGAGTGTATTTGACAGACAAGGGCAAAGAGGCAACCTTGGCTGTAAAAGACGCATTGGAGCTTCTGGAGACCCGCTGCTTTCAGCAATTCACGAAAGAAGAAACAACCGTGCTTCGGGATATGCTAGGCCGCCTGCACACGAATATGGAGACGTTCAACCGCGAGCATGGCAGCTAA
- the hfq gene encoding RNA chaperone Hfq, with protein MKQTINIQDTFLNHLRKENIAVTIYLVNGFQLRGYIKAFDNFTIVIDSEGKQQLVYKHAISTFTPQRPVSLMSQENNQQ; from the coding sequence ATGAAACAGACGATCAATATTCAAGATACGTTCTTGAATCATTTGCGGAAAGAAAACATCGCGGTCACCATTTACCTGGTGAACGGATTTCAATTGCGTGGCTACATCAAAGCATTCGATAATTTCACGATTGTGATCGATAGCGAAGGCAAGCAACAACTCGTTTACAAGCATGCGATCTCCACGTTTACACCGCAGCGCCCTGTTTCCTTGATGTCCCAAGAAAACAATCAGCAATAA
- a CDS encoding multidrug effflux MFS transporter — protein MNNLANELEGPESSVSRSRRLGMAVILGSLSAFGPLSLDMYLPALPMLETDLQTTTSMAQLSLTACLVGLSVGQLFAGPLSDVQGRRKPLLIGLILYALSSFLCALAPSIWTFLLLRLVQGMAGSAGIVIARATVRDLYSGIELTKFFALLMLINGIAPIAAPIVGGQLLQVTSWHGVFIVLALIGLVMFITVMFGLPETLPSHMRSKGGLGHTWRTFKGLATDRTFMGYALSQGLVTAAMFAYISGSPFVLQEIFGVSPQMFSVIFAINGFGIIIASQITGKLAGKVKETKLFLTGISIAAIGGITLLAMILLGAGLFAVLIPLFFVVSSVGIVGATGFSLAMANQSKAAGSASALQGLISFIGGGIVAPLVGIGGSGTAVPMGVVMAAATTGAILCYLFMIRRNA, from the coding sequence TTGAACAATCTAGCTAACGAACTGGAAGGCCCTGAATCTTCCGTCAGCCGATCGAGACGTCTGGGGATGGCTGTCATTCTCGGATCGTTATCTGCATTTGGTCCATTATCGCTGGATATGTATTTACCCGCGCTCCCGATGCTGGAGACGGATCTGCAAACGACGACTTCCATGGCGCAATTGAGTTTGACTGCATGTCTCGTCGGCCTTTCTGTCGGGCAGCTTTTCGCAGGTCCGCTCAGCGACGTCCAGGGTCGTCGCAAGCCTCTTTTAATCGGACTGATCCTATACGCTCTTTCCTCGTTTTTATGTGCCCTAGCCCCTTCCATCTGGACATTCCTGTTGCTTCGTCTCGTGCAGGGCATGGCAGGTTCAGCTGGTATCGTCATTGCCCGTGCCACGGTTCGCGACCTCTACTCCGGAATCGAGCTGACCAAATTCTTTGCTCTCTTGATGCTGATCAATGGGATCGCTCCGATCGCAGCCCCGATTGTCGGAGGACAGCTGCTGCAGGTTACCTCCTGGCATGGTGTCTTTATCGTTCTTGCCTTGATTGGCCTTGTTATGTTTATCACTGTGATGTTTGGTCTACCCGAAACATTGCCGTCCCATATGCGCTCCAAAGGCGGTTTGGGTCATACATGGAGAACGTTCAAAGGTCTCGCGACGGATCGAACGTTTATGGGCTATGCGCTGTCCCAAGGGCTCGTGACGGCCGCCATGTTTGCCTACATCTCCGGTTCACCCTTCGTTCTGCAGGAGATTTTTGGCGTCTCTCCGCAAATGTTCAGTGTGATCTTTGCAATCAATGGTTTCGGCATTATTATCGCGAGTCAAATCACCGGAAAGCTGGCTGGAAAAGTAAAAGAAACCAAGCTATTCTTGACCGGGATCAGCATAGCGGCGATCGGCGGGATTACGCTTCTCGCGATGATTCTGCTCGGAGCTGGACTGTTTGCTGTCCTGATACCCCTCTTCTTCGTCGTCTCTAGCGTAGGGATCGTCGGTGCTACGGGTTTCTCATTGGCGATGGCCAACCAAAGCAAAGCTGCCGGCAGTGCGTCCGCCCTTCAGGGACTCATATCCTTCATCGGCGGAGGGATTGTAGCGCCGCTGGTGGGAATCGGCGGAAGCGGCACGGCTGTTCCGATGGGTGTCGTCATGGCTGCAGCGACGACGGGGGCCATCCTCTGCTACTTGTTTATGATTCGTCGAAATGCGTAA
- the miaA gene encoding tRNA (adenosine(37)-N6)-dimethylallyltransferase MiaA, whose product MTLHKREKLVVIIGPTAVGKTDLSLELAEAFQGEIISGDSMQVYREMNIGTAKATPEELARVPHHLIDIISPRDEYSVAQFQDSATRLITEINQRGHLPFIVGGTGLYIESVTHRFQFSQTSQDPELRERLQRLADTEGVEALHARLAAVDPVTAQRLHPNDVKRVIRALEIYECSGYKMSDFQLRAQYSPYDLVIIGLTMDREKLYQRINHRVDLMMEAGLVEEVRGLLDRGYDASLVSMQGLGYKELIPYLYGEITLEKAINDIKQRTRHFAKRQLSWFRRMPQIEWFDMTDPAERPNNVQTIKQILAGKFQQLPNI is encoded by the coding sequence GTGACCTTGCACAAGAGAGAAAAGCTTGTTGTCATTATTGGCCCGACAGCCGTAGGCAAAACGGATCTCAGTCTGGAGCTGGCCGAGGCGTTTCAAGGAGAAATCATTTCCGGGGATTCCATGCAAGTTTACCGCGAAATGAACATTGGTACGGCAAAGGCGACCCCAGAAGAACTAGCGCGCGTGCCGCATCATTTGATCGATATCATTTCTCCGCGTGATGAATATTCGGTCGCACAATTTCAGGATAGCGCCACGCGACTGATCACGGAAATCAATCAGCGAGGGCATTTGCCGTTTATCGTGGGTGGTACGGGTCTCTACATAGAATCGGTAACCCATCGCTTTCAATTCTCACAAACCTCTCAAGATCCAGAGCTGCGTGAACGTCTGCAACGACTGGCGGATACAGAAGGCGTGGAAGCTTTGCATGCAAGACTGGCAGCAGTCGATCCCGTTACGGCGCAGAGGCTGCATCCGAATGATGTAAAGCGGGTCATTCGCGCTCTCGAAATCTATGAATGCAGCGGGTACAAAATGTCCGACTTTCAACTTCGGGCCCAGTATTCTCCCTATGATTTGGTCATCATTGGCCTTACGATGGATCGTGAGAAGCTGTACCAGCGCATTAACCATCGCGTAGATTTGATGATGGAGGCAGGGCTGGTTGAAGAGGTGAGGGGTCTGCTTGATCGTGGATACGATGCGTCTCTGGTTTCCATGCAGGGGTTGGGGTATAAAGAGCTCATCCCGTATCTGTACGGAGAGATTACATTGGAAAAAGCGATCAATGACATCAAGCAACGAACTCGTCATTTTGCAAAAAGGCAGCTTTCCTGGTTCAGACGCATGCCACAAATCGAGTGGTTCGACATGACTGATCCGGCAGAGAGGCCAAACAACGTGCAAACTATCAAGCAGATATTGGCAGGAAAGTTTCAACAATTGCCGAATATATAA